GGCTTCGAGTTCGCACGCCGACCCATTCCTGTCCAGAAGGGCGAACTGATCCGCATCTACCTGATCAACATCCTCGAATTCGACCTGATCAACTCGTTTCACCTGCACGCGAACTTCTTCAACTACTACGACACCGGCACCACCCTGGAGCCCACCAGCCGCATCGTGGACACCATCATGCAGGCCCAGGGCCAGCGCGGCATCCTGGAATTCTCGTACAAATTCACCGGCAACTTCATGTTCCACCCGCACATCAGCGAGTTCACCGAACTCGGCTGG
Above is a window of Deinococcus reticulitermitis DNA encoding:
- a CDS encoding multicopper oxidase domain-containing protein produces the protein MGFEFARRPIPVQKGELIRIYLINILEFDLINSFHLHANFFNYYDTGTTLEPTSRIVDTIMQAQGQRGILEFSYKFTGNFMFHPHISEFTELGWMGSFQVVEPAAYPAALNAAGVDAGWDKRSRQGAAGGRS